Proteins encoded together in one Candidatus Nealsonbacteria bacterium window:
- a CDS encoding prepilin-type N-terminal cleavage/methylation domain-containing protein, protein MKKYDKNSKNRHQGFTLIELLVVAAIISILSALMLTGHRPERSPLNLFRAANKLSQDIRTAQQLAISAQEFQTAIPRGGYGIYLNLANPRQYVLFADCNANFSYNPTGPATCANATPATPSPEIVGSIISLERGVEISALSPPSPLHITFTAPDPITRVNLSTTTAATITLRLIADPLQTQTIIVNPAGLIRVE, encoded by the coding sequence ATGAAAAAATACGATAAAAATTCAAAAAACCGACACCAGGGTTTTACCCTTATTGAACTTTTAGTGGTGGCAGCCATAATTTCCATTTTGTCGGCTTTAATGCTAACCGGTCATAGACCGGAAAGAAGCCCACTCAATCTTTTTAGAGCAGCCAACAAACTATCCCAAGATATCAGGACGGCTCAGCAATTGGCAATTTCCGCCCAAGAATTTCAAACAGCAATTCCCCGGGGTGGTTACGGTATTTATCTAAATCTGGCTAATCCCCGCCAATATGTTTTATTTGCTGACTGTAATGCGAATTTTTCCTACAACCCGACCGGTCCAGCCACTTGCGCCAATGCTACTCCAGCCACTCCTTCGCCAGAAATAGTTGGCAGTATTATCAGTTTAGAAAGAGGGGTAGAGATTTCTGCCCTTTCTCCACCAAGCCCCTTACATATTACTTTTACAGCTCCGGATCCAATTACCCGGGTCAATTTATCAACGACAACTGCTGCGACAATCACTCTCCGTTTAATAGCCGACCCCCTTCAAACCCAGACCATTATTGTTAATCCAGCCGGCTTAATCAGAGTAGAATAA
- a CDS encoding PKD domain-containing protein → ISYNASFEWRVRARDSFGHWSEWTATRTFSTALHAHPWIDFTWSPTSPSVNEVVQFTDGSIVYSTPPTKTSFFWTFPDGSPATSSVQNATTTFTSAGSKNVSLRVRDFSNFECTGLRSVSITLPLPEWREIIPF, encoded by the coding sequence ATATTAGTTATAATGCTTCATTTGAATGGCGGGTAAGGGCTAGAGATTCATTTGGTCATTGGTCTGAATGGACAGCAACCCGAACTTTTTCTACGGCTCTTCACGCCCATCCCTGGATTGACTTTACTTGGTCGCCAACTTCACCCAGCGTTAATGAGGTGGTTCAATTCACCGATGGCTCAATTGTTTATAGCACACCACCGACTAAAACATCTTTCTTTTGGACTTTTCCAGATGGCAGTCCGGCTACTTCCAGCGTTCAAAATGCGACCACTACCTTTACTTCGGCTGGTTCAAAAAACGTTTCTTTAAGAGTGAGGGATTTTTCTAATTTTGAATGCACCGGTTTAAGAAGCGTTAGTATTACTCTTCCCTTGCCCGAGTGGCGGGAAATTATTCCTTTCTAA
- a CDS encoding prepilin-type N-terminal cleavage/methylation domain-containing protein — MKTKKFIVSKPPSRPQKGFLLLEVIVAIFLVTVGIAGAIIAIQQLVTVTEIASSQMIGSYLAQEGMEIVRNIRDSNWLGGRAWNAGIFCCSPPPCDCQADYRATSLVSFIPGEFLRIDGGFYKYSATGPLTPFIRRIRVASTTVDRIDLTVFVDWQERGINYQASTTKHLYNWR, encoded by the coding sequence GTGAAGACAAAAAAATTTATTGTTTCCAAACCCCCTTCTCGGCCCCAAAAAGGTTTTCTTCTTTTGGAGGTGATTGTCGCTATTTTTTTAGTCACAGTAGGCATAGCCGGAGCTATAATTGCCATTCAACAACTTGTCACTGTGACTGAAATTGCTTCTTCCCAGATGATAGGTTCTTATTTAGCCCAAGAAGGAATGGAAATTGTCAGAAACATCAGAGACAGCAATTGGTTGGGAGGACGGGCTTGGAATGCCGGTATTTTTTGTTGTTCTCCTCCTCCTTGTGATTGTCAAGCAGATTATAGGGCTACCAGTTTGGTCTCTTTTATTCCCGGAGAGTTTTTAAGGATTGACGGCGGTTTTTATAAATATAGCGCTACCGGGCCCTTAACTCCCTTTATCCGAAGAATTAGGGTTGCCTCAACCACGGTTGATAGAATAGACCTAACGGTTTTTGTTGACTGGCAGGAAAGGGGTATAAATTACCAGGCCTCAACCACCAAGCATTTATATAATTGGAGGTGA